Proteins from a genomic interval of Acidobacteriota bacterium:
- a CDS encoding N-acetyltransferase, translating to MTTTVRPVSGARDLRAFIEFPYRHYAGHPHWVPPLRYDQRRLLDRRHHPFYRQATAEFFLAERDGRPVGRVAAIHNRAHNEFCHDATGFFGFFETEDDPATARALLDAAAAWCAGRGLTALQGPVSPSTNYECALLIEGFDRPPAFMMPYNHPYYAGLIEAAGFVKAKDLLAYWLSDDHPFPEKLASVTGRLMQRYGLTTRDIRMDRLDEEIDRIFKVYNDAWSSNWGFVPMSREEIAAMAADFKWVVDPRVVYIAERGGEPVGFLLALPELNLILKDLGGRLLPLGWLRLLRARRRLDVLRVLAMGSLKEYQSMGFAAALYHDIVTRGTAAGYHHAEIGWVLEDNVMMNRAAEMLGSKCYKRFRIYHKDLTASAGAGV from the coding sequence ATGACAACGACGGTTCGGCCGGTGTCCGGCGCGCGCGACCTGCGCGCCTTTATCGAGTTTCCCTACCGGCACTACGCCGGGCATCCCCACTGGGTCCCGCCGCTGCGATACGACCAGCGGCGGCTGCTGGACCGGCGGCATCACCCGTTCTACCGGCAGGCGACGGCGGAGTTTTTCCTGGCGGAGCGCGACGGCCGCCCGGTGGGGCGTGTGGCGGCCATCCACAACCGGGCCCACAACGAATTCTGTCATGACGCCACCGGCTTCTTCGGCTTCTTCGAAACCGAGGACGACCCGGCCACGGCCCGGGCGCTCCTGGACGCGGCCGCCGCCTGGTGCGCCGGCCGGGGCCTGACCGCCCTGCAGGGGCCGGTGAGCCCCTCCACCAATTACGAGTGCGCCCTCCTCATCGAGGGCTTCGACCGCCCGCCGGCGTTCATGATGCCATACAACCATCCCTACTACGCGGGACTGATCGAGGCGGCGGGATTCGTCAAGGCCAAGGACCTGCTGGCGTACTGGCTCAGCGACGACCACCCCTTCCCGGAGAAGCTGGCCAGCGTCACCGGCCGGCTGATGCAGCGGTACGGCCTGACCACGCGCGACATCCGGATGGACCGCCTCGACGAGGAGATCGACCGGATCTTCAAGGTTTACAACGACGCCTGGAGCAGCAACTGGGGTTTCGTGCCCATGTCCCGCGAGGAGATCGCCGCCATGGCCGCGGACTTCAAGTGGGTGGTGGACCCCCGCGTCGTCTACATCGCCGAGCGCGGTGGCGAGCCGGTGGGTTTCCTCCTGGCGCTCCCCGAGCTGAATCTGATCCTCAAGGATCTGGGCGGCCGCCTGCTGCCGCTGGGCTGGCTCCGGTTGCTACGCGCCAGGCGGCGGCTGGATGTGCTGCGGGTGCTGGCCATGGGCTCCCTGAAGGAGTACCAGAGCATGGGCTTTGCAGCGGCGCTCTACCACGACATCGTCACTCGGGGCACGGCGGCGGGCTATCATCACGCGGAGATCGGCTGGGTGCTCGAAGACAACGTCATGATGAACCGCGCCGCGGAGATGCTCGGCTCCAAGTGCTACAAGCGGTTCCGCATATATCACAAGGACTTGACGGCGTCCGCTGGTGCGGGCGTATGA
- the hflX gene encoding GTPase HflX, translated as MSKIYGNTSGLKPSQIRQLQKIYQRRLPAQSLLTPEFAAGLARIAAEIRRQVGVLVDRKGAVEYVVVGDRSRIELPDFRRIRTDLRRFRGLRCIHTHFGEAGLSREDLTDLSLLRLDTMTALDVTDDGRPGQVHTAHLSPDFDPPGGAVRPELWRLLPSCDVHHLDLNYEAFIRELEGEFVRKTSQLRRQEHAERAILLGVTTGPVDTERERMDELEELAYSADVQVIDRFVQRRASLDPRYLLGRGKLQELITRSMQLGATLLIFNQTLTPTQSRLIGRETDLKVIDRNQLILDIFSRRARSQEGKIQVELAQLQYLMPRLVEFDDSLSRLSGGIGGRGPGETSLEVNRRRIKDRIDLLAQKLAAIRTSRRQRRLGRQRRGAPVVSIIGYTNAGKSTLMNAMTRAAVPVEDKLFATLDPVSRRMRLPWGQEVIVSDTVGFIRELPPPLLEAFKATLEEIEDSALIIHLVDATSAQRDHHILTVERLLADLGLDGIPRLRVLNKADRLDPAEQVHLAQRYGDLTVSALRGDGLERLADEIRTALDGAAVPARSR; from the coding sequence ATCTCCAAGATCTACGGCAACACTTCGGGACTCAAGCCCAGCCAGATCCGCCAGCTTCAAAAAATCTACCAGCGCCGCCTGCCGGCACAAAGCCTGCTGACGCCGGAGTTCGCGGCGGGCCTGGCCCGGATCGCCGCCGAAATCCGGCGCCAGGTGGGGGTGCTGGTGGACCGGAAGGGCGCCGTCGAGTACGTCGTGGTGGGGGATCGCAGCCGGATCGAGCTGCCCGACTTCCGCCGGATCCGCACCGACCTGCGGCGGTTCCGCGGCCTTCGCTGCATCCACACCCATTTCGGCGAGGCGGGGCTGAGCCGGGAGGATCTGACAGACCTCTCGCTCCTGCGGCTGGACACCATGACCGCCCTGGATGTCACCGACGACGGCCGGCCCGGGCAGGTGCACACCGCCCACCTGTCGCCCGACTTCGATCCGCCGGGCGGCGCCGTCCGGCCCGAGCTGTGGCGGCTGCTCCCGTCCTGCGACGTGCACCACCTGGACCTGAACTATGAGGCATTCATCCGCGAGCTGGAGGGCGAATTTGTCCGGAAGACCTCGCAGCTTCGCCGCCAGGAGCACGCGGAGCGGGCGATCCTGCTGGGAGTCACCACCGGCCCCGTGGACACCGAACGCGAGCGGATGGACGAACTGGAGGAGCTGGCCTATTCCGCCGACGTGCAGGTGATCGACCGGTTTGTCCAGCGCCGCGCCTCCCTGGATCCCCGCTACCTCCTGGGCCGGGGCAAGCTGCAGGAGCTCATCACCCGAAGCATGCAGCTCGGCGCCACCCTGCTCATCTTCAACCAGACCCTCACCCCCACCCAGAGCCGGCTCATCGGCCGCGAGACCGACCTGAAGGTCATCGACCGGAACCAGCTCATCCTCGACATCTTCTCCCGCCGGGCCCGGTCCCAGGAGGGGAAGATTCAGGTGGAGCTGGCCCAGCTCCAGTACCTGATGCCGCGGCTGGTGGAGTTCGACGACTCCCTGTCCCGCCTCAGCGGGGGGATCGGCGGCCGCGGTCCCGGTGAGACGTCGCTGGAAGTGAACCGACGCCGCATCAAGGACCGCATCGACCTGCTGGCGCAGAAGCTGGCCGCGATCCGCACCTCGCGACGGCAGCGGCGCCTGGGCCGGCAGCGGCGGGGGGCGCCGGTGGTGTCCATCATCGGGTACACCAATGCCGGTAAATCCACCCTCATGAACGCCATGACGCGGGCGGCGGTCCCGGTCGAGGACAAGCTGTTCGCCACGCTGGACCCGGTGAGCCGGCGCATGCGACTGCCGTGGGGACAGGAGGTCATCGTCTCGGACACTGTGGGGTTCATCCGCGAGCTGCCTCCGCCCCTGCTCGAGGCGTTCAAGGCGACACTGGAGGAGATCGAGGACTCGGCGCTGATCATCCACCTGGTGGATGCCACCAGCGCGCAGCGGGACCACCACATCCTGACCGTCGAGCGGCTGCTGGCCGACCTCGGCCTGGACGGGATCCCGCGGCTGCGGGTGCTCAACAAGGCCGACCGGCTGGACCCGGCCGAACAGGTCCACCTGGCCCAGCGGTACGGCGACCTGACCGTGTCGGCGCTGCGGGGCGACGGCCTGGAGCGGCTGGCCGACGAGATTCGGACGGCGCTCGACGGCGCCGCCGTGCCGGCGCGGAGCCGCTGA